From a region of the Pectobacterium aquaticum genome:
- the creA gene encoding protein CreA gives MGAGLLLLSTAGVVSAEEVGSVDTAFKLLGPDHKIVVEAFDDPEVSNVTCYISRAKTGGIKGGLGLAEDTSDAAISCQQVGPITLSDKIKNGGDRGSVVFQKRTSLVFKKLQVVRFYDQKRSSLIYLAYSDRLVDGSPKNALSAVPVMPWGKSD, from the coding sequence ATGGGAGCGGGTCTGCTATTGCTATCTACCGCTGGTGTTGTCAGTGCGGAAGAAGTTGGGTCTGTCGATACAGCCTTTAAACTGCTGGGTCCGGATCATAAGATCGTCGTGGAAGCGTTTGACGATCCGGAAGTATCCAATGTGACCTGCTACATTAGCCGAGCCAAAACAGGCGGAATCAAAGGCGGGTTAGGGTTGGCGGAAGACACGTCGGACGCTGCCATTTCCTGTCAGCAGGTTGGGCCGATTACGCTGTCCGATAAGATCAAAAACGGCGGCGATCGCGGATCTGTGGTGTTCCAGAAAAGAACATCGCTGGTTTTCAAGAAATTGCAGGTCGTTCGGTTTTACGATCAAAAGCGTAGCTCGTTGATCTATCTCGCTTACTCTGATCGCTTAGTCGATGGTTCGCCGAAGAATGCGTTAAGTGCGGTGCCAGTTATGCCGTGGGGAAAGAGTGATTAA
- the arcA gene encoding two-component system response regulator ArcA: MQTPHILIVEDELVTRNTLKSIFEAEGYVVHEATDGAEMHHILSENDINLVIMDINLPGKNGLLLARELREQATVALMFLTGRDNEVDKILGLEIGADDYITKPFNPRELTIRARNLLSRTMNLGSGTEERRLVESYRFNGWELDINSRSLISPAGEQYKLPRSEFRAMLHFCENPGKIQSRAELLKKMTGRELKPHDRTVDVTIRRIRKHFESTADTPEIIATIHGEGYRFCGDLEN, translated from the coding sequence ATGCAGACGCCGCACATTCTTATTGTTGAAGACGAGCTAGTAACTCGTAATACCCTCAAAAGCATTTTTGAGGCGGAAGGATACGTTGTTCACGAAGCCACTGATGGCGCAGAAATGCACCACATTTTGTCCGAGAACGACATCAATCTGGTGATCATGGACATCAACCTGCCAGGAAAGAACGGCCTGTTGCTGGCACGTGAACTGCGCGAGCAAGCCACCGTTGCCTTGATGTTCCTCACCGGCCGCGACAATGAAGTCGATAAGATCCTCGGTCTGGAAATCGGTGCGGATGACTACATCACCAAACCGTTCAACCCACGTGAACTGACGATCCGCGCACGTAACCTGCTATCACGAACTATGAATCTGGGCAGTGGCACCGAAGAGCGTCGTCTGGTGGAAAGCTATCGTTTCAACGGCTGGGAACTGGACATCAATAGCCGTTCTCTGATTAGCCCGGCTGGTGAACAATACAAGCTGCCGCGCAGTGAATTCCGCGCCATGCTGCACTTCTGCGAAAATCCGGGCAAGATTCAGTCCCGTGCGGAATTGCTGAAGAAAATGACGGGTCGTGAGCTTAAGCCGCACGACCGTACCGTTGACGTCACCATCCGTCGTATCCGCAAGCACTTTGAATCCACGGCTGATACGCCAGAAATCATCGCGACAATCCACGGCGAAGGCTACCGCTTCTGCGGCGATCTGGAAAATTAA